The Limnospira fusiformis SAG 85.79 genomic interval TACCCGCCGAAATTTTGGTAAGTGTCGAGCATAAAATTCAGGAAAAAACTGGCAATCCTCAAGCTAGACTCGTCGAGTATTTTGATTTATTTGCTGGGACAAGCGCCGGGGGAATTATGACTTGTCTTTACCTATCTCCCGACCTACAAGACCCCACTAAACCCCGATGCTCTGCGGAAGAAGCCAGGAACTTTTTTTACCAAAATAGTCGTAATATCTTTTACCAACCTTGTAGCCACGCCATCAAAAACTTTTGGGGACTGTTAAACGAAAAATACTCCCATGAGAAATTCGAGTTAATGATGCAAAACTTTTTTGGGGACTTAAAGTTAAGCGAGTTATTAAAACCATCCTTAATTTGCTCCTATGAAATTTCTCGGAGAAAAACCCACTTTTTTACTCAACATGATGCGGTAGTCAGTCCTAGTAAAGACTATTATGTAAGAGACGTAATTCGCGCCACCTCAGCCGCTCCGACTTTTTTCAAGGTAGCCGCAATTAGGTCTTTAGGTGATGAAATGTATACCTGTGTTGATGGGGGAGTGTTCGCCAATAATCCAACCTTGTGTGCTTATGCGGAAGCTCGTAGCAAACTCCCAGATAATCCCACCGCTAAAGATATGGTAATTTTATCTTTGGGAACTGGGGACGTGAAAAAGGGATATCCTTATGAACAGGCTAGAAATTGGGGTCAGTTTCAATGGTTACTTCCCCTGTTTGATATTATTATGACCGGGGTGGCGGAAACCGTAGATTATCAAATGAGGCAAATTTATGATGCTACTAGAAGTCCTCAACAGTATCTGAGAATAAATACAACCCTGACGGATAAAAATATGCTACCCATAGATAAGTCATCTGACGAAAATTTGCAGGCTATTCGTCGTGTCGGTCAGCAATTGGCTGAGGACTATAGTGAGGAATTAGATGCAATTGTTGATTTATTGCTAAGGTAATGGAGGGATTGCTCTTAATTGCCTCTATTTTAAGCCTAAATGTTCCATCACTCCAGAGATAGCATTCATGCGTCTTGACTGATCATGTCTGACACAGGACTTAGCATCTATGGAATATGGACAAATAGGAGGATGAGCCAAAGTTGTCTGCTCATAACTGCCATTGATTTTAAATGAGTTGACTCTGGCTGAGAGGATAGCGTCAGTTCCCTTTTTTCTTCCGCGTAGTTCAGAAGCGTATAACTGAGGAAATTTTGCGCCGAAATAGGGACTCTGATTCCATAAATCTATCGCATTGATAAATCCTTCTAAATGTGAGTTAGGATTAATTCCGACTTCCCTAAATTGCTGTTCAATCACAAAGGACCGTGATCTGAGGTGTTGTAGACACCATTGGTTAGCCTCCTGTAGGGTTCCACCCCGTCCGTGGTTACTGCAAAAACCTTTATTTAGGATGCCAGTAGCTGGGTCAAAATGACCGGCAATTAGAGAAGTTCGTCTTCCATTGGTCTCGCAGTTTCCTTCGGCGGCACAAATTGATAAAGCACCGAGACTGTTTAAATCTGCAAATAGGGTATTCAAGGGAACATGAACACCAGAGGAATGACCGAGTAGCCAACGGTGACTAATCTGCTGAAACTTAGTCGCTTGAAGCTTTTTGTCGATTTTATTGGACTGTGAATTAACCAAAGAAACGACATCTTTTTCGATTTTAATTTTGGCTGAGTAGATAGCCAAAAATCCCAAAAAACCTACCAGAAACCAAGTAATTCCTGTCACGGTGGGGTAATAATTGATTCGGTAATTAATCCGCCTTTTTTGACGAGAATTTAGCTGATGATAACGGTGGGTGTTGATGTATTTACCTGATGGAAGTTTATGCTTGAAAACAGCACGATTTTTCGCCATAACTAAAAATCAAAAATTCCTAAATTTATGAAGCTGACAACTTGAGGCTTTTCATAATCTATGGAGCCTTCAATATTGACAAGATGCACAATCAAATGTTCAATTGTTTTACATGGTTTTTATCCCCGTTTATAGTGAATTGAGTGGCTATGATGGTGGTTATCATCTAAGGGAAATAGGCTTAGGATAGGCTCTGAACACCACAACAGACTCAAAAAGCCTTCATAATATATCACCTGTTTTGAGTTATTGAAAGGCTAAGTTTCCTTGATCCCTGATGTTAAGTGTGGAAATTTTCCTATTATTTAAGGCTTCTAGCCGATCGCATTAGTTTTTGGGAACCGATAAAATTTATGTCTTAGGGAAGAAACAGACCCAGGGGTTGGTGACGGCGGGATATTGCCAAAAATGCTAAATTGCGGTTTGATAATATAACTCCCAATAACTCATAGATAATCAATATGGGAACTGAGCGCAGCTACCAAACCCTACCCTTCTATTGGCATCGCGATACCTTGGAAAACGATCGCCGATGGTTAGAATCAATTGTTCGGAATACCGCTCCGTTTTCAGACGCTTGGACGAAAGCTCGCATTGTCCAGCTTGGCTACCCATATCCCCCCAATACCAAACCCGGGACTGTGGAGGGACTGCCGACCTATGGGGGTTACACTTCCGAAGCAGAGATCGCCTCGGTGTTGCGATCGTCTTGTAACCTCCTGGAATACCCAGGCTTTGAGACTCAGGTAAATGAGGATTATGTGATCCGCACTCTCAATAGTTGGCATAATCGAGAATTTACTCAGGCGATCAGTCGCAACTTTGAAGTTTATGCCGATCGCTACCATAGCAATATTTTTTTAGTGGTCAGCACCGCCCCGAGTTCCCTAAATGTTGACCGCCAATTACCCAGTCGCGATCGCTTTCGTCCCCTGTTCAATATCGCTGAACTAGGTCAGATGATGCGCTTGGCGAATTTTAATCGCATTACCCTCCGTACCCACGGCTATGCCACCCCCCCAGAAAGGTTCTACCCCGCTTTTGTGAATGAGGCGGAGTCTCTTTCCCTCAAAGGACCCATTAATCAGGTGGGAACCTTGGAAGAAAAAAGTGTCTATATCGGCTATCACTGGCCGGGAGAAAGACCGATTTTGAGTCCCGGTCTATGGACTGACCCTTTCCGCTATTGGGGGATTTCTTTAAAGTTTCTCGTAGGTCTGGCTCTCGCAGCTTTTGGGGGCGGCTCTGTGTTATATTTTGTCCTAGGCTTATTAATAGCCCCCCTGTTGACAATATGGGGAATTAAACCGATTGTTGATTCCCTGTGGCAATGGATAACCTGGGATGCTCTGGCTGGTTTAATTAGCCAATGGCTGTGGGTGGCTTTTAGCGTGTTTCTTCTGTGGCTATTCCTATTCCAGTTGCTGCGGATTGTCGTCTATCAGCGCGATCGCTATCGCATTATTCACTACGGCGCACCAGACCTAGCAGAGTTCTTCTGGCGACTTGATAAGGCGCTGGGAGATAATCCCTATGCTTCTATGCCTTTTTTACCGGGGGAACAACCGCGATTATCCCCCCTCCCTACCTTGAACGTTAATCTGATTGGTCATAGCATGGGCTGCCTATTGGTGGTTAATGTTCTGCGAATTCTATCCGATCGCTTTGGGAAAGAGGATCGCTTAGTTCAACAAGGCAATGATATGGGGGAATACTTGCGCCTTGACCGCTTGATTTTATCTGCTCCAGATATCCCCTTAGAATTTTTGCGGGAGGGACGCAATAATTATGTGCGATCCGCTATTCTCCGCTGTCGGGAAATTTATTTGTTTTCTAGCGATCGCGATCTCGTCCTGCGTTACCTTTCTGTTTTGGGTAATTGGTTTAGTGAACCCAGCGTCGCTATGTCTGGCTTACGCTTGGGAAATGTTTACCTAAAAACAGTTAAAACACATGATGACCAAGAGGAATATCGACCATTTATTCGGATTATGGTCAATTCTCAGGCTGCCGTTGAACCTACCTCCGCTTATGATTTGTTTGAAAAGTTTAACTACTTCGACTGTTCCCAAATGTCTAAGATCAATGGCGTTAAATGGAAGTTAAACGCCGGGACGGCTTTACCCATAGATTTAGTAAATGCCCTCTTATACTTTGCTAATAAAATTGATGTTCACGGCGCCTATTACTGGGTTGATACTCCCAGTTTTGAGATTATACAATTTCTGATTACCCGCTATGAACTCTCTCGGTCAGATACTTTAGCCACCATTTACCAACTCATTGAAAATACTCCTATTCGTTTTCGTCCCAGTCAACCCTTTTCTAAGCCCAATGTTTAATAGGTTTTGCTAATTTCTCCGGTGAGATAGATTTGATTTTCTCAAGAATGTTAAGAATTAATACAATTTAATTGCCAATTGCTCGCCAAAAGTTGACGAGATTATAGGGGTTGTGGTATCCTAAAAGAAATGGATCCCAAGGGCTTACCCTGTCTATATGCAAAAATAAAGGCTACAACCCCTATCCTGTCGCGATTAAAATTATTCTCTGACCAAAAGATTAAGCTGGCGATGCACGAGTTTTCGCGCTAAAGTTGGCCAGCCTTTTTAGGGGTATTGACAAAAACGCCATTTTATGATATTTGCATTAATCAAAGTATGCTAAAGCAGCAGCGATCAAGGAATAGGGAAGTAATGATTGATGGTTAATTACCCATTATAATTGGGATGACATTTTCTGCTTAAATTGTAGGAGAAATTTAAACCACAATTGAGCAGGTTTATCGTAGAATGTAAAGATATCACCGTAGGCAATTCGGGAGTTACGATGATGTTGCCAATGTCTTTCTGGGGTGGTGATACAGAGAAGTTTACAGATGTAGTTTATGGTGTTGGGTGTAGTCCATGTAGTGGGGGAAAGATGACGAAATTGTACATGAGATTGTGCTAAAACTAAACCCAGGATAGTACCGGTGGGAGAAATCGACCCAAAGATAGGTAAAAAGAGGAGATAGGGAAAGGCGGCTAAGAATCCAGTAATTAAAACGAGGGGATTTTGGGTAGCGATCGCATAGCGAATAAAACTGCGGTTATGGCTATGATGAACAGCGCCATGATATTTCCCGAAAATATGTTCAGGGACATGATAGAAAAAAGTTGAGATGAAATCCCCGGTCAATAGTAAGACCACGGCTATGAGAATAATCTTGATAACGGTCACGGCTTCACCCTCAGAATTTGCGGCTAGTGTAACCAATAGAGATTAAATTTAATTAATAGTTAGGTTAAACTTGAGAATCATCTAGGATAGGAGAAATTTAGGGATGTTGTTACCAGGGAAGCAACGGAGTAAACTAGACGAAACCGAGGATAGATTATTTTATGAGTATCCGCGATTTGTGACCCATGTTGACGAGGGATTTATTGATAGGTTAAGGGGGTTATATAGCGATCGCCTTTCAGACAATAGCAGAGTGTTGGACTTGATGAGTAGCTGGGTGTCTCATCTCCCGGATGATCGGAAATTCTCCCATGTAGAGGGACACGGTATGAATGAGGAGGAGTTGGCGCGTAACCGTCAACTGAACCATTATTTTGTTCAGGATCTGAATAAAGACCCGAAATTACCATTAGGCGATCGCGAATTTGATGCCGTGTTAATCTGCGTATCAGTACAGTATTTACAGTATCCTGAAGCCGTATTTAGTGAAATTCATCGTGTCTTAAAACCGGGGGGAGTGGTGATTGTGAGTTTCTCTAACCGGATGTTTTTTCAAAAAGCGATCGCCGCATGGCGAGACGGAACAGAACCCCAGCGAGTCAAACTCGTAGAAAGCTACTTTAACTCAGTCCGTAGTGGGGAATTACCCGGCTTCAGCGTCCCTGAAGTAATTATCAATCAGTCATCTGTCCCCCCGGTCTTGCAAATGTTAGGACTCGGTGGCGGCGACCCGTTTTATGCAGTGATTGCACATCGTCAAATTTGACGAATCATCTTAAACTTCTCGAGACTATAGCTGCTGAAAAACCTCTAGGGTCAGATATACAGGCTTTTCTGCCGTATTCTGACCCCAAAATTGGCTGATAGGCTGATCCTGGTCAGATTGAATCCAGAGGAGTTTCCCAGAAGTGCAGGTATAGGTCTGTTGACCATCACCACAGGGAATAGCCACATCTCCAGGCTTTAGTATCCTGACAGTCATCTGGGTGACAGGGGGATCAAGTTTGATGCTCTGTCTGGACATCTCTGGTAGGATGTTCAGGGAATAGGTTTTGAGGGGTTCTGCGGCTTGGACTGGTATCACCCAAGCGCAGAAAACCACCAGCACAGTTGTGAGTAGAATCTTCAATTTCATATTGACAAATATTTACCTTTGGTTTACTTTACCGAAATCGGTTAAGTGTGGCAAATATATGATTTTGAAGATGGATGGGGTCATCGAATTAGAAGAAGGTAAAATCTTCTATATCTATGGTAGTCGCTTCCACTCCATTTAAGAAGGCTAAGACCTCTCCGGTGTCGGCGATGATGATTTGAGATCCGGTGTCAATTTGAGCGATCGCTAATTGTCGAGGATCTAGAGCTGCCGTGATCCAGATTTGGTCAACACCCACTTCCAAATCAGCGATCGTATCTTGTCCGTAAGCGATCGCAAAAGTATCGCGACCTGCACCCCCAATCAGAAGATCATTACCCTTATCACCACTCAGGAAATCATCTCCATCCCCGCCAATTAGCGTATCATTTCCCTGACCGCCATAGAGAGTATCAGATTCTAAACCACCTACCAGAAAATCATTTCCGAGATTTCCCAACAGGAGATTATTACCCGCAATTCCTAACAGAGTATCATTGTCTTGACCTCCATAAATCGTATCATTACCCTGATTTCCTTGTAGGTAATCAGCTCCTTGATTTCCGAAGATTAAATCATTACCATCTCCTCCGTGGATAGTATCATTTCCTTGACCCCCATAAATCGTATTATTCCCAAATCCTCCCAGGATTAAATCATCTCCCTCGCCGCCGAAGATTAAATCATCTCCCTCGCCGCCGTCAATAGTATCATTTCCGATGTCTCCCCAAATTACATCATTTCCTTCTCCTCCCAACAGGAAATCATCACCTTGACCGCCATATAAAGTATCATTTCCCGGTCCTCCCAAGATGAAGTCATTACCTTCACCTCCCCACAACAGATTATTCCCAAATCCTCCTTCTAAATTATCGTCTCCTCCCATTCCAAAAATCGTGTCATTTCCACCCCGTCCATATATCGATTCAGCCATCGATGTACCCACTTTGAAGTCGTCGGCTTCCGTTCCTTCTAGGGTCTCCTCAGTCACATTAATTAAGCGGATTGAATCAATATTCAAACTGGGAATATTTACCAATGGGATATTAATACTACCACTGATGTCTAATGGTTGTATTAGTCTTGGTGTCACCACTGGAGTTAATTCCGACTCTGGTTGAAGGTTGCTTTCTGGAGTAGTTTCCGGTACAGGAACAGGTCCAGCAATAGGAGTCTCTTCCGGTTCCGGTTGCGGTTGCGGTTGCGGTTGTGGTTGCGGTTGTGGTTGCGGTTGTGGTTGCGGTTGTGCTTCAGGAGTAGGTTCAACCCCCACTTCCGGTTCGGGAGTCGGTTCCACTTCCGGTTCGGGTTCCACTTCCGGTTCAGGAGTCGGTTCGACTTCCGGTTCAGGAGTCGGTTCCGGTTCAGGAGTCGGTTCGACTTCCGGTTCGGGTTCCACCTCTGGTTCAGGAGTCGGTTCAACTTCCGGTTCGGGTTCCACTTCCGGTTCAGGAGTCGGTTCGACTTCCGGTTCAGGAGTCGGTTCAATTTCCGGTTCGACTTCCGGTTCCGGTTCAATTTCCGGTTCAGGAGTCGGTTCCGGTTCAGGAGTCGGTTCGACTTCCGGTTCGGATTCCACCTCTGGTTCAGGAGTCGGTTCAACTTCCGGTTCGGGTTCCACCTCTGGTTCAGGAGTCGGTTCCGGTTCAGGAGTCGGTTCCGGTTCAGGAGTCGGTTCAACTTCCGGTTCAGGTTCAATTTCCGGTTCGGGTTCCACTTCCGGTTCAGGAGTCGGTTCAACTTCCGGTTCGGGAGTCGGTTCCGGTTCAGGAGTCGGTTCAACTTCCGGTTCAGGTTCCGGTTCAGGTTCCGGTTCAGTTATGGTTGAAAATTCATAAGCGCCAATATCAAATTCAAGAGCATGATTTAATCACAAATTCGGTTAATATTTTAGGGCAATACAGTATAATAAGCGAGAAGGGTTGAGGATAAACCTATTGCCAGATATGTCAAACCCAAGGAAGCCGCCCAAATCCTTGGAGTCCATGAAAGAACACTCCGCAGATGGGACGACAATGGCTCAATCGAGACCATCAGAACCCCCGCTGGGCAACGACGATACAACGTTGAGTGATATACTGCCAAATCAGGCAGTGACAAACGCAAAGTCGTTATCTATGCCAGAGTTAGTAGCCGCGCCCAGCAGTCCGACCTCAACCGACAGGTGGCCGCACTGTCCAACCTCTACCCCGAAGCAGAAGTCGTCTCAGAAATCCGAGGCGGGCTCAACTTCAAGGGAAAGAAAATGCTGGCCTTACTGGGACATCAT includes:
- a CDS encoding patatin-like phospholipase family protein, with the translated sequence MAEFTRVLSIDGGGLRGLIPAEILVSVEHKIQEKTGNPQARLVEYFDLFAGTSAGGIMTCLYLSPDLQDPTKPRCSAEEARNFFYQNSRNIFYQPCSHAIKNFWGLLNEKYSHEKFELMMQNFFGDLKLSELLKPSLICSYEISRRKTHFFTQHDAVVSPSKDYYVRDVIRATSAAPTFFKVAAIRSLGDEMYTCVDGGVFANNPTLCAYAEARSKLPDNPTAKDMVILSLGTGDVKKGYPYEQARNWGQFQWLLPLFDIIMTGVAETVDYQMRQIYDATRSPQQYLRINTTLTDKNMLPIDKSSDENLQAIRRVGQQLAEDYSEELDAIVDLLLR
- a CDS encoding alpha/beta hydrolase; this encodes MGTERSYQTLPFYWHRDTLENDRRWLESIVRNTAPFSDAWTKARIVQLGYPYPPNTKPGTVEGLPTYGGYTSEAEIASVLRSSCNLLEYPGFETQVNEDYVIRTLNSWHNREFTQAISRNFEVYADRYHSNIFLVVSTAPSSLNVDRQLPSRDRFRPLFNIAELGQMMRLANFNRITLRTHGYATPPERFYPAFVNEAESLSLKGPINQVGTLEEKSVYIGYHWPGERPILSPGLWTDPFRYWGISLKFLVGLALAAFGGGSVLYFVLGLLIAPLLTIWGIKPIVDSLWQWITWDALAGLISQWLWVAFSVFLLWLFLFQLLRIVVYQRDRYRIIHYGAPDLAEFFWRLDKALGDNPYASMPFLPGEQPRLSPLPTLNVNLIGHSMGCLLVVNVLRILSDRFGKEDRLVQQGNDMGEYLRLDRLILSAPDIPLEFLREGRNNYVRSAILRCREIYLFSSDRDLVLRYLSVLGNWFSEPSVAMSGLRLGNVYLKTVKTHDDQEEYRPFIRIMVNSQAAVEPTSAYDLFEKFNYFDCSQMSKINGVKWKLNAGTALPIDLVNALLYFANKIDVHGAYYWVDTPSFEIIQFLITRYELSRSDTLATIYQLIENTPIRFRPSQPFSKPNV
- a CDS encoding sterol desaturase family protein; the protein is MVTLAANSEGEAVTVIKIILIAVVLLLTGDFISTFFYHVPEHIFGKYHGAVHHSHNRSFIRYAIATQNPLVLITGFLAAFPYLLFLPIFGSISPTGTILGLVLAQSHVQFRHLSPTTWTTPNTINYICKLLCITTPERHWQHHRNSRIAYGDIFTFYDKPAQLWFKFLLQFKQKMSSQL
- a CDS encoding class I SAM-dependent methyltransferase, with amino-acid sequence MLLPGKQRSKLDETEDRLFYEYPRFVTHVDEGFIDRLRGLYSDRLSDNSRVLDLMSSWVSHLPDDRKFSHVEGHGMNEEELARNRQLNHYFVQDLNKDPKLPLGDREFDAVLICVSVQYLQYPEAVFSEIHRVLKPGGVVIVSFSNRMFFQKAIAAWRDGTEPQRVKLVESYFNSVRSGELPGFSVPEVIINQSSVPPVLQMLGLGGGDPFYAVIAHRQI
- a CDS encoding calcium-binding protein; this translates as MEPEPEIEPEPEVEPTPEPEPTPEPEPTPEPEVEPEPEVEPTPEPEVESEPEVEPTPEPEPTPEPEIEPEPEVEPEIEPTPEPEVEPTPEPEVEPEPEVEPTPEPEVEPEPEVEPTPEPEPTPEPEVEPTPEPEVEPEPEVEPTPEPEVGVEPTPEAQPQPQPQPQPQPQPQPQPQPEPEETPIAGPVPVPETTPESNLQPESELTPVVTPRLIQPLDISGSINIPLVNIPSLNIDSIRLINVTEETLEGTEADDFKVGTSMAESIYGRGGNDTIFGMGGDDNLEGGFGNNLLWGGEGNDFILGGPGNDTLYGGQGDDFLLGGEGNDVIWGDIGNDTIDGGEGDDLIFGGEGDDLILGGFGNNTIYGGQGNDTIHGGDGNDLIFGNQGADYLQGNQGNDTIYGGQDNDTLLGIAGNNLLLGNLGNDFLVGGLESDTLYGGQGNDTLIGGDGDDFLSGDKGNDLLIGGAGRDTFAIAYGQDTIADLEVGVDQIWITAALDPRQLAIAQIDTGSQIIIADTGEVLAFLNGVEATTIDIEDFTFF